The nucleotide sequence ATCCCCGTGGAATCCTCGAAAGAATTTTGTTACTGTTTCTGCTGGGTCATCTGAGGGAAAATCAGAGTCCCAAGGCCATCCTCAGCCTTGCTTAAAGATCTATATGATCCCGAGGAAATAGAAAGTCAGAAGAAGGGTTCTCTTTACTAGGACCCTTCCTGTCTCCGAAGGACCTTAATCATCAccgtttctctttctttccttttttacaaTCTGACATTTGGATGTCTTGTAAACAAGGCCAACTGTAAGTTTTTCcattaaagaaagcaaaaaatttaATACACAGGTACAAATCTGCACAGTGCCGTTTATAAGTCTTCCTCAAAAGTaccgaaaaaaaagaaaaaatgttgacGACATCCCGTTGCTTAGTCGGGGCATATTTACTGAGAGCAATAAGGTTATTTTTCCCTAATTACTTCTTTTCTGATCTGGCTGTGTCAATTCTGCCAGTATGAATGCAGTGGAAAGGAGAATATCAAATGTTCTGTGAAGTAAAGCTTTCAGTCTTCTTAAGAGGATGAAGGGGCATAGAAGTTGTTTTCCCCCTGACTAGAGACCAAGAACTGGAATGATCTGTTAAAATTTAGAGAAACTCACATGTGCCCTGCTTGTGAAGATGGAACAGGAAGCGCACAGATTAAGTATTGGATTGTCTCAAAGGTGCTTTTATCAAGTGAGTGCCAGGTTTTTCAACCACCAGCGTTTcctcagcctttaaaaaaagaaagagaaagtgaccAATTGACTGTTGTCTTCTCTGAGTTGTGCTTTGTTTTAAGGTTGAGtaacagaaaaggagagaaacttGTCCTGAAGTAATCTGTCATCATGAGTGTGCTAATACTTGGCAGTTGGTTTTAAAGGGGAGACAGGACAGGaacttttctgtttattcttctctGACGACTATAAATAGAAGTAAATATGTGTCATGTGGCTTTCTTCTTGACATgtactttttttctcccctccctcagtGCCCTTGGGGAGAAGATCCACTCAGTGATTTTGTACCAAACCTGACAAGGCCTCAATTGTCAAAGGTGGCACCAGGAGGATGTCACACATAGGAGTAAAACTGTTCCTAGAACAAATGATGATGAGACATCTGAAGGTGAATGCATGCTTGTACCCACACATGGAGGCTTTGTGGGAGTCAGAGGGGTCTGTGAAAGAGAGCTCCAGTGGGAGTAAGAAATCCAGCCCACAAATGGACAGTCTTGGTCCTGAGAGCGCTCGCCAGCACTTCCGGAGCTTCTATTATCATGAAGCACCTGGACCGCTCGAGGCTGTCAGCCAACTTCAGGAATTATGCCATCAGTGGCTAAGGCCAGAGATCCACTCAAAAGAGCAGATCTTGGAACTGCTGGTGCTAGAGCAGTTCCTGACCATTCTGCCCAGGGATACCCAGGACTGGGTGCAGAAGTATCATCCACAGAGCATCAAAGAGGCTGTGGCCCTGGTAGAGCGCTTTCAGAGAGAAGCTGGTGGAATAAGTAATGAGGTGAGACGAAAGATTCCTTCCATGTACgatgaaatggaataaaaatggcATGTCCGGGGCGGGGGCTTAATTGAGGAATGAGATGGATTAGGtctctcttcttttgttcctTAGGATAGCGAGGCGGGGTCTGAAATCACAGACGTGCAGCCGTAGTCAGTCCACAGTTTTCAGAGTTCCTGGCAGTCTCTCCTGGCCTTAGGAAAAAGATATGGTTTTTGCCCTCTTCAAGGCCGGGGTGAATTGAGGGTGGTGGGCCTAGTCTGGCATGGTCAAGGAGACAGAACTTGAATTcccagaaacagagaaataaaaggcgAGAAAGAattgggaaaggggaaaaaaggagcgAAGGAGAGAAAGGGTAGCAAACAAGTATAAATCAAAGAACTCTGGGGAGActgcaaaggaagaggagaaatggaaagTACAAAGGGAAATGAGgatacagaaggaagaaaagtgcCAACAGAGAAGTGGAGAGAATCAAGGTGCTGGGGGCTAGTGCCCTCTCTGGTGGGAACACACGTCTCTGGGCCAGGAGAAAAGAGCCTCCGTTGCCCTCCCCTCGTGGTCTCTCCTTGGCCTTGCTGGTGATTGGGGAACCAAGGTTCACCTTTGGGAGATGGGAGCACACTCCCTGTCCTCAGGAGCCTCCCTAGAGGAACACGGGGCAGGACAGATTTTTCGTGTCTTATTACAACTGTATCACGGAGGGAGGTTAGAGCCCAACCTTCCCCATTTTTTCCAGCATTAAGTCCCCTTTGTCCATGAAATCCTTTCCCGGCCGTGGGAAGATTGGGAAATTTGAGTGACAGGAAATCTTTTTTTATTCAATTCCTCATTTTTTAGCAAAAACTGGAAGATAGAAATCTACTCAGGCAAGGATGCAAGTCAAGAAAGCAAGCCAGCGAAGGCAGCGTGAGAACAGGCAGCCTGCCCCTGCTTTGCTAGTGGCCTGAGCTGTGGCTCTACGCGGAAGGGTGGAGGCTGGCAGCGGTCACAgcctttttcattttgtattaattttcccAGATGATGTGTATAGTTCTGTCTGAGAAAACGGTGGCAGAGTCTCCCCAGGTTTTTAAATTCCTTCCTTTAATGTCATTCACTCCCCAAATCTGGGCTCTACTCTTGTTTGTCCCTCTACCACCACCTCAAAACCAAAAGTAAGTTCTGTGCTAATGAGGATGGGGATTATTTCTAGGTCACAGCCCATgagctgggaaaggaggcagtCCTCTTGGGAGGAACAGCAGTGGCCCCAGGCTTTAAGTGGAAGCCAGCAGAGCCCCAACCAATGGGTGTGTTCCAGAAAGAATGTTGGAATACATACCGGGTACTGCAAGAACAGCTGGGCTGGAATACTCACAAAGAAACCCAGCCTGTATATGAAAGAGGTGAGGAGCTTCATAATAATTCTCTTCTCCTGGGAGCTGTGAAAATAACTGTTCAGCTAGAATGTCATGGGAATTTTCCAGGTGCCCAGCCATGCTAGCATTTAGGATGTCTCTCAGGTGGGAGTACAACAGGCCAGTGGTGGGTGAAGGTGAGGTTCGGTCTGGGCTACAGAAATATCCAAAACATGGAACCCTGGTATCCACACTGTGGACCTTGC is from Equus asinus isolate D_3611 breed Donkey chromosome X, EquAss-T2T_v2, whole genome shotgun sequence and encodes:
- the ZNF75D gene encoding zinc finger protein 75D isoform X7, translated to MSHIGVKLFLEQMMMRHLKVNACLYPHMEALWESEGSVKESSSGSKKSSPQMDSLGPESARQHFRSFYYHEAPGPLEAVSQLQELCHQWLRPEIHSKEQILELLVLEQFLTILPRDTQDWVQKYHPQSIKEAVALVERFQREAGGISNEVTAHELGKEAVLLGGTAVAPGFKWKPAEPQPMGVFQKECWNTYRVLQEQLGWNTHKETQPVYERAVPAQQILAFSEQKSTSNWKMASELILPESQSLLTFEDVAVSFSEEEWKLLDPAQKILYNDVMQENYETVISLAVGGSLPHNYTKKPVAI